The following coding sequences are from one Neodiprion lecontei isolate iyNeoLeco1 chromosome 7, iyNeoLeco1.1, whole genome shotgun sequence window:
- the LOC107219978 gene encoding uncharacterized protein LOC107219978 produces the protein MTPKWFFLTLVIGLSAAESPPYRPRGWRPSGQSFSPGKFGSYGPPVPPNTYGPQNETPTTTSTTTTTQAPTTTTPRSREPTTPFPEDDNFGNPAVAVANSFAFNRPVYVYNGFPYLSGYTVLK, from the exons ATGACGCCTAAG TGGTTTTTCCTCACCCTGGTGATCGGCCTTTCCGCCGCGGAATCGCCGCCGTATCGGCCACGAGGCTGGCGTCCATCCGGTCAGTCCTTCAGCCCAGGAAAATTTGGGTCCTACGGCCCCCCGGTACCCCCCAACACTTACGGGCCCCAAAACGAAACCCCGACCACGACCTCCACAACGACCACGACCCAGGcaccgacgacgacgacaccGAGGAGCAGAGAACCGACGACACCCTTTCCGGAGGATGATAATTTTGGAAACCCGGCCGTTGCCGTCGCAAATTCGTTTGCTTTCAACAGGCCCGTTTACGTCTACAACGGTTTTCCTTATTTGTCCGGTTACACGGTGTTGAAGTGA